The following are encoded together in the Microtus pennsylvanicus isolate mMicPen1 chromosome 8, mMicPen1.hap1, whole genome shotgun sequence genome:
- the LOC142855776 gene encoding uncharacterized protein LOC142855776 encodes MLVVLFTATLLALSSLQSFSEGGKDHEDDSQMSRRNNVVIIELLIKEKRPFVSALNLPILVMYQTKNAHPSEADLSKAHPNKAHPNKAHLSVVHPSKAHPNKAHPSKAHLSVAHHSKDHPSVAHPNKAHPSVAHPNKAHPSVAHPNKAHLNKEANSRTKALNKETSKAHNNKEVNSRTNALSKETSKAHNNKEVNSRTNALSKETSKAHNNKEVNSRTNALSKETSKAHNNKEVNSRTNALSKETSKAHPNREVNSRTNALSKETSKAHPNREANSRTKALSKETSKAHPNKEANSRTKALSKETSKAHPNREADLRNLPRTRMLSNQRYIIR; translated from the exons ATGCTGGTTGTCCTGTTCACAGCAACCTTGCTGGCCCTGAGCTCTCTTCAGAGCTTCAGTGAAG GTGGAAAGGATCATGAGGATGACTCACAAATGAGTAGGAGGAACAATGTAGTAATCATTGAGCTGTTGATAAAAGAAAAGAGGCCATTTGTTTCAGCACTAAACTTGCCAATTCTTGTGATGTATCAAACAAAGAAC GCCCACCCCAGCGAGGCAGACCTCAGCAAGGCCCACCCCAACAAGGCCCACCCCAACAAGGCCCACCTCAGCGTGGTGCACCCCAGCAAGGCCCACCCCAACAAGGCCCACCCCAGCAAGGCCCACCTCAGCGTGGCCCACCACAGCAAGGACCACCCCAGCGTGGCCCACCCCAACAAGGCCCACCCCAGCGTGGCCCACCCCAACAAGGCCCACCCCAGCGTGGCCCACCCCAACAAGGCCCACCTCAACAAGGAGGCCAAcagcagaaccaaggccctcaaCAAGGAAACCAGCAAGGCCCACAACAACAAGGAGGTCAACAGCAGAACCAACGCCCTCAGCAAGGAAACCAGCAAGGCCCACAACAACAAGGAGGTCAACAGCAGAACCAACGCCCTCAGCAAGGAAACCAGCAAGGCCCACAACAACAAGGAGGTCAACAGCAGAACCAACGCCCTCAGCAAGGAAACCAGCAAGGCCCACAACAACAAGGAGGTCAACAGCAGAACCAACGCCCTCAGCAAGGAAACCAGCAAGGCTCACCCCAACAGGGAGGTCAACAGCAGAACCAACGCCCTCAGCAAGGAAACCAGCAAGGCTCACCCCAACAGGGAGGCCAAcagcagaaccaaggccctcagCAAGGAAACCAGCAAGGCTCACCCCAACAAGGAGGCCAAcagcagaaccaaggccctcagCAAGGAAACCAGCAAGGCTCACCCCAACAGGGAGGCAGACCTCAGGAATCTTCCCAGGACCAGGATGCTGAGTAATCAAAGATACATTATCAG aTAA